The Chlorocebus sabaeus isolate Y175 chromosome 20, mChlSab1.0.hap1, whole genome shotgun sequence genomic sequence ctgggatcaaaggcacctgccaccacacccagataattttatatttttagtagagacagggtttcaccatattgatcaggctggtcttgaactcctgacctcaagtgatccacccacctcggcctcccaaagtgctgggattacaggcgtaagccatcgtGCCTGGTGAGACCTCTATTTCTAAGATAATTAATCATTTTCTGCATACACAGAGCAAATAGCTTctaatagattttaaatttacaaaagtataactttttttgcagtttttcttcttgggtgctattttattttcttctatcaaTATATGAGTATTTTGTGCAAATCAGTACTTTGAACcaacaaatagtaaatattagcTTAACAAAAAAGATATTCACAATCTTCGTAACAAAAGATTGCAGTATTATTAATGCTATAATGACATTATGTTTTAGGTGTATGATATTACTGGGGAAGAACTGAGCAATTCTATTATAGCTGCAGGGTGGCATTTGAGAACTTCATGACATAGGAACAGGAATAAGACAGGAGGTTCGAAGCATCAGAGAGGTTTCATATTGATTCAGTTTCAAATGAAGTCTGTAGTAAATTTTCCCTAGTTTGtggcaaaatgacaaaattaaagacaaagtAGTGAGTCTTTGTGTGAAGCTAAATTTATTCAAACTAAagatttacacattttaaaaaaatcttttattctttttttggtgtgttttgtaTCTCTTTCCCCTCTATTCCTTTTTACCACATTATTCAGAAATGATCAGTTTCCCATCttgttaaaatttcctttttctatttctatgaaatgaTAAGTATGGCCAatgtttgatttcattttatttatttatttatttagagatacggtcttgctctgttacctaagctggagtacagtggcatgatcataattCACTGAATCTTCTATCTCCGGGGCTCAAGAACCCTCCCGCCTTGCCTCAGCCCcgcctgagactacaggcaagtgccaccatgccatgctaattttttaatttttatttttagtagagaagtggttgccctatgttgcccaggctggtctcaaactcctgagttcaaagtgatcctcctgccttggcctcccaaagcattgggatttgAGCCAATGTGCCAAGCCAGCAGAAGCTTAATTtagagaaagtttttattttgcacAAAAGAAAGGCACAAAAACCCAAAATCAATGCCAACTCTTGTTAGTCTCTTCGTCTACTCGTTTTGTTTTCATGGACTTTGACACAGGTTCATGAAACCCCCAGATCCGGGAACAATGCTAGTAGGCGATATTTAGGattggttttttttcttcagaaccTGTTAATTCCACTGTGTAAATTACCTCCCTGAGATAACAGAAACTTCCCCAGCACTGGGCATTGTGCCaggggagggtgaggctggaaaCCTGGGTTTGACCCTGCTAGGCTTTCTCCATAAAGGTTTCAGCCCCTCATTCCACATCAGGAGTGTTTTTGGAGAAAGCTGCACTCTGTTaagctccaggctgcagtgtagagagagagtgaaggagcTCTCTGTAACCAAGTAAAGTGCAGCTGAGACTCCGACAAGGTCTGTCAGTTGGGGGAACCCTGTTTTCAGCTTACGTCTGCTTTTGGTCTCAGAGGTGTGTGAGGTTTAAACAAAAGGCAAGGGCTTTTGGAGTCTTTGTAGGACTGGACAGGGGTGGGACAGGGATGTAGAGAAAAATGATGGGCAAGACAGTGACCTTCATCTTGCTTTCTTTAGATTACGATGAACCAACTCAGCTTCCTGCTTTTTCTCATTGCGGCCACCAGAGGGTGGATTACAGGTGAGTCACGCTGCTAGGGACAGAGTTCCTTCAGCTGGGTGGCTCCTGGGATCCTGGTCTCTCCCAGGACACAGAGCATGTCTTTGAGATGCACAGAGGCCGGCTTGCATGTAGACTGAGTGCTGATTTCTGGTCTCTGGTGGGATCTGGCCTGTGGCAGTGAGCGTGTTGCTTGAGGCATGTCCTGGGTCCAGGCTCTGTGCTTTTGTGTGGCCCTGAGGGGGCTGTGATAAGAACTGTGCCACCTCCCAGCCACTGCCCACTCCTGTGGTCTTGGCTGTGGGATTTCCATGGGAACTACGTGGTCTGCTTTGTGCCTGGAGAACATTCTCTTCACAGTCTTCCTCTCTACAACGAGAATaacaatgacatttaaaaatttgtattttccttcactgtgtaaattttttttttttttttaaagaaaaggctgTTTCAAAATATCTTCTTCATCTTTGCAAAATCACTGTTTATTAACGGTGTGTTAggtatgagaaaactgagatcagTCACCTCTGACCTCAAAGCTTTTCCCCTAGACTGTTCGAATAGTTTGCACTTTTTGGAGTAGAGATTAGTCTCACTGCTCCTTACTTCACACCCCATGTTTCACCCATATTAAGCAGTTTGTAGTTCTACAGCTGGGCCAcgctgtatcttttttttttttttttctctaggccTGTGGATATGCTGTTTTCCCTGCCTTGGATTCTCTTCCTACTGATAAATCATGTTTATTCTCTCAGAAGAAGCTACGATGTCACCTGGACTGAAGGTCTTCTGTGACTAAGACATGAGACAACCCCTCTTGCCTCCTTCTCCCAGGCAACTGCCCTGCTCGCTGTCTGGcctttccattctccattcttaCCTCAGAGTCTTTCTTTCGTTCTCTTGAGTTTGTCTTTCTTCTACCATTTATTCTTCTCAATCCAATTTTCTGTTGACTTGTCAGCAATTCTCTCTAGAGGCAAGCTCTTGCTGGGGAAGTTTAATGTCTTTGATTACTCAGTGCTTAGGGCAGGCAGGACCCAGTACAAGGGCAGGTCATGTGGCGGGAGGCCCACATTAAGCCTGTGCTGGCTGTCGCATCGGACGGGCTGAGTGGATGTGACGCTGATGGGTTGAGTGGATGTGACGCTGATGGGCTGAGTGGGTGTGACACTGGCTGTCTCAGGCCTTACCACCCTGGCATTGAGGTTCTGTTACAGTGGTGGAATGAGTGTGACTGCTGATAGGAGAGGCTAGGTTTTGTGTCAGACCAGGAATGAGAATCAAACTCTCTATATTCCGTAGATGAGGCTAACACTTACTCCAAGGAATGGACCTGTTCTTCGTCTTCATCTCTGCCCAGAACCTGCAAGGAAATCAAAGACAAGTGCCCTAGTGCATGTGGTGAGTGATAAACACTCAAACAGAGCTCAGTGAGGGTATCAGGATTGTGTCTTCTGGGAGTCATTTTgtcttttagttaaaaaaattgtggtaaagtatatgtacacatattacAATTTGCATAATATTTGCCATTTTAAGCAATAgtaagtgtgcaattcagtggcattcGTTACCTTcaaggttgtgcaaccatcactgctaTCCATATGCAGAACTTTTTTATTAccacaaacagaaactctgtacttaGTAACTAGGAggggccggatgcggtggctcacagctgtaaagTGCTCACCCAGCACTTTacgaggctgtggcaggtgggtgtggtggtgcacacttgtaattccagctacttgggaggctgaagtgggaggatcgcgtgaactcaggaggcagaggtggcagtgagccgagatggtgctactgcacaccagcctgggcaacagagtgaggctccatctcaaaagcaaaaacaacaacaaaacaaaacaaaaaataacatggAGTTATTAAGCAATAACTCCCTTCCCTCAGTCTCTGGTAGCtgcattctactttctgtctgtatgaatttgCCTAGTGTAGTTACCTCATGTAATTggagtcatacagtatttgtcctttgatgtctgacttatttcatttagcacagtgttttgagggtttgtccatgttgtagtatttcattcccttttatccATTGTtgatacatatatgcacacacaccatgttttgtttattcattcacctgttggtGAATATTTGAATTGTTTCTTCTGTTTGACTCTTGTGACTAATGCTGCGATAAACACTGGTGCAAAAGCATCAGCTTGAGACCCTGTTTTCAACTGTTTTGGGGACAGAACTGcactggaattgctgggtcatatgataattccATGTTTAACTTTATGAAAAATGTCACTGGGATTTTATACAATTCTATGTTCTGCCTCAGTTACAGGAACATGATCTTCTGAACTCAGGGAGGCCCCAGTAGCCCTGGGAGCACTGAGTGATGTGACTCAGGACAGGAGCCTTTAGGCCATGTTTCTGGTTTCTAGGGCCTTTCTTGTCATGGGGCTGAGCTGAACCCTCAGCTCTCAGACAGTGAGGCTCTGGGCTGATTCTCTCTACAGATGGCCTGTATTTTCTCCGCACTGAGAATGGTGTTATCTACCAGACCTTCTGTGACATGACCTCTGGGGGTGGTGGCTGGACCCTGGTGGCCAGCGTGCACGAGAATGACATGCATGGGAAGTGTACGGTGGGTGATCACTGGTCCAGTCAGCAGGGCAGCAAAGCAGACTACCCAGAGGGGGACGGTAACTGGGCCAACTACAACACCTTTGGGTCTGCAGAGGCAGCCACAAGTGATGACTACAAGGTTGGTGCCACTTCCCACCCACTAGGGTGAGGGTGAGGAGTGGAGTGTGGCTGACCACAAGCCTGCAGGGGGGAGGGCTGGAAGGTGGGGATGTGGGGAAGGgctgaagaagaagagagaaatacttgcactttttttttcttttcttgagacggagtttcactctgttgcccaggttggagtgcaatggtgtgatcttggctcatagcaaccactgcctcctgggttcaagtgatcctctgcttcaaaagtagctgggattataagtgctcactaccacacttggctaagttttgtacttttagtagagacaagttttctccatgttggctgggctcgtctcgaattcctgacctcaagtgatctgcccaccttggtctccaaaagtgctgggattacaggcatgagccaccacgcccagccaacttaCATGTAGAATCACAACTTCCTCCTAACAAGGCCGTTAGGGCCCTGGGTGTGGTGGGATCATCTGCTGGGAGTGGGGTGTCTGAGTGTGGCTGGCCATCTGCTCACCTGGAGTCCAGAGCTCTCAGTCCAGCTGAGGCTGCATGTGTGGACCTTCTACCTCCTGGGACCTCCTGGCCCAGTCAGGCTCAGTGTCTGTTGCTTTCCAGAACCCCGGCTACTATGACATCCAGGCCAAGGACCTGGGCATCTGGCATGTGCCCAACAAATCCCCCATGCAGCACTGGAGAAACAGCTCCCTGCTGAGGTACCACACTGACACTGGCTTCCTCCAGACACTGGGACATAATCTGTTTGGCATCTACCAGGTACAGAGGGCTGCTGGCTGGGACTGGTTTTCATGGGTGTTCAGAAAGCAAGTGTTAGAGGTTGGGCAGGAATCATTTTTCAATGGGCCTGTCTCCCATGTTCTTCTAACCTGTATTTGCTAATGGCTTCTGTTGCTTTTCTTAGGAATTCTGAGCCAGGCAAGAGAAAAGATCTATGGGAGGagtgggggcctgggggagggatagcattagaagaaatacctaatggaaatgacgggttaatgggtgcagcaaaccgacATGACACATGTCtacctatgtaaccaacctgcacattgtgcacatgtaccctagaacctagagtataataataataataataattaaagaccTATGGGAGAGGACAGCGGGGGCAGGAAGAGTGTGGGTGGgctggggagaaggagagagagaatgaagtgGTCTAGGCTGCCGCAGAATCACagctcctgagtaactggcaGCAGTACCAGGGAAAGATTCTTATTTTGACTGGTTTTGAAGTAATCTCAGTTACTGAGAAAGCATTGTTTCCCTTCTATGAATGGCAGCATCCCAGGAGATGCTGGTAATGGCAAATCTGTTGTCTTTACTccatgactttttctttctttatagaaATTCCCAGTGAAATATGGAGTAGGACAGTGTATTACTGACAACGGCCCGGCGATCCCTGTGGTCTATGATTTTGGTGATGCCCAGAAAACAGCATCTTATTATTCACCCTATGGCCAGCATGAGTCTTTGATGATCCTCTGAACTCTTAGTAGGAAAGGGAATACATTCAACTGTGCTAGGTAACAGTTATGCCTCTGACTGAGGCCTGGTTCTCTTCTGTAATGTTCCCTGTGTTGCCTCACTTGTTTTGCATGGCTGCCTTTGAGATCTGAACTGTTATTAACGTCATTTTAGGAAACTGAAGCACTGAGAGATTTAGAATCTTGCCAAGATCACAAGGCATATGTGGAAGAGTTATCAATTAGGGTGAGAAATTTGgctccagacttttttttttcttgagatggagtttcactcttgttgcccaggctggagtgcaattgtgcagttttggctcaccacaacctgtgcctcccaggttcaaatgattttcctgtctcagcctcccaagtagctgggattacaggtgcctgccaccatgcctggctaatttttgtatttttagtagagatggggtttcaccatgctgaccaggctggtctccaactcccaaccttaggcgatccacccgctttggcctcccaaagtgttggaattacaggtgtgagccaccgtgcccggccaggctGCAGACTCCAGACTCTTCACTCCTAACAACCCACTCTCAGCCCTGCAGGAGCTTGTTAGGACCAGGCCAGGCCATGTGTATAGAACAACCAAAAAAATGGCAGGACTTTTTTCTATTGTGAGTTTATTTTGTGTGAAGCCAAAGTTGGTAGTATAGTTTGCTTCACAGAGCCTGAGCATATATTATAGAACTCAAAGCTGTTATTGTTTACATTTGGGAGTCGAGAGtttaaaacaaaggagaaaagaaaaatgtaaataggaACAGAGTGAATACATCTGTTAACTGCTGAAACTCAGTTCTTGTAGATGTTCAGTGGTGATCTTCCCGCAGAGTTGAATTTCTCTTCACAAGCCTCTGGCAGATGAGGAACCCTCTCTGAGGACCAGCTCTTGCTCTCTGGGGTTGGGAAAAGTTCCCTCTTAGCTAAGTTTGAGGCCAGGATGCACCAGCCATTGGCCACAGAGGTGCTGGGCTCCACCAGTACGGCTGGAGTGTTGGGCTGTAGCCTGAGCTTTGGCATCGAGAATCTCAGGGCTGGCCTAACAAAAGTGATTTCTAGCATCTTCCTTGAATGCTGTTTTGTGCCTCTTGTTTTCAGGGGAGTTCACTGCGGGATTTGTTCAGTTCAGGGTATTTAATAATGAGAGAGCAGCCAATGCCTTGTGTGCTGGAATGAAGGTCACTGGATGTAACACTGAACACGTGAGTCTCTGTGGGGACCACAGGAACCTGTGAGTAAGGTCGCGTTCGTCAGTGTGtgttggtatgtgtgtgtgtgttgagtgtgGTATGactggtgtatgtgtgtatgtgtgtggttgtgtgacATTCTCTTGCTCATTGCTGGGCTTCAGGGGCCAGGGCTGTGGGACCCTTTGTCCAGGTGTACACATCCTGTCCCTCTGAGGACCAAAATCAAGGAGTGAGGCTTCAAAGAACCATTGCTGGGTGCTCAGGCTTTGTGAGAAAACACTTAATCGCTTGGAGGTGGGGTGAGGTTTGTGTGCGGAAACATTCTGTAGTAGTCTTTAGAGCTGAGATTCCTTGCGAAACACAggtgttatttttcttcatctgagatTTATATTTCAGAGAAAACCTGGGCCTCCCCAACCCTAGCCATGGTTTGCCTAGATACACACTGCACTGGAGAGTTGCTGGGACTGTCCTGGACATCACCTTCTAGAAACCTCACTCAGGCCATCCCTTGTGTGGTTGAAATGTTAAGGTTCAGGAATCCCGAATGGTGGGATTGATAAATTCCAGTGATTTTAAATGGAATaccagttgtattagtccattctctcactgctataaagaaatactggccaggcatggtggctcacgcctataatcccagtactttgggaggcaaggcaggtggatctcttgagttcaggagtttgagaccagcctgggaaacatggcgaagccttgtctctataaaaaatacaaaaattagtcaggtgtggtggtgcatgcctgtggtctcagctacttgggaggctgaggtgggaggatccgcttaagcctgggaggtggaggttgcagtgagccaagatcacaccactgtactccagcctgggtgacagagtgagaccctgtctaaaaaaaaaaaaaaaaaaaaaaaaagagagagagaaaagaaaagaaaaagaaatatctgagacaggataatttataaagaaacgagGTTCAATTGGCTCATGCTTCTGCAGGCTGTACTGTAAatatagtggcttctgcttctaggGAAGTCTCAGGAGGCTTccaaacatggcagaaggcaaagatggAGTGAGGTGTCTCCTGTGGCAGGAGCAGGAGTGAGGGCAGGGGAtgtgctacacactttttttttttttttgagacagagttttgctcttattgcccaggctgaagtgcaatggcacgatctaggctcgccaccacctctgcctcccgggttcaagcgattctcttgcctgagtctcccaggtagctgggtttacaggcatgagccaccacactgggctaattttgtatttttagtagagatggggtttctccatgttggtcaggctggtctcgaactcctgacctcaagtgatctgccttcctcagcatcccatagtgctaggattacaggcatgaacctccacgcccagctggtgctacacacttttaaatgtccagatctcgtgagaagtcactcactatcatgaggacagcatcaaAGGACTGGTGCTAAAATCATTCATGTGAAATCACcccaatgatccaatcacctcccacaaggccccacccccaacactggggattacaatttgacatgagattttgtGGGGACCCaagtccaaaccatatcaccagttGAATGCAGAGGATGAGCAGGGAAGTCTAGAATAGCATGGTTCTCATTTGGGTGAGTGTCATTTATGAAGTCAGAGTGTCTGGATGATGAATAGGTTCTGGCTCAATGAGGGATATAATTAACTTTGTTTTGGTCATTTGGGGCTTGAGATGCCTGTGTAGATATCCAAGCTGGATTTTGAGGTCTTCAGCACAAGACGTATCTCGACAGGAGATGGAGATTTTGGGGCCATCAGTGAATTTTTAGTAATTGAGGCCACAGTGGTCATGCAATTTATAAGCGAGAGGGAGATGGGTCCTCCACTAGGGAGCAGTGCTTAGAGGATTTATGAAAGAAAAGTACAGACAGGGGCTCTGAGCATGAGTGTTTAGAAGAGTTGAAAGAAAATCAAGACAATAATGTCACTAAAGCTAAaggaagagagttttttttttttttttttttttttttttttcttttgagacaggatcgtcacccaggctgcagtgcaatggcgctatctaggctcactgcaacctccacctcccgagttccagcaattctcttccctcagcctcctgagtagtgggactacaggtgcctgtcacctcacccggctaattttttttttgagaggagtctcgttctgtcacccaggctggagtgtagtggcacaatctcgcctcacagcaagctccgcctcccgggttgatgccattctcttgcctcagcctcccaaatagctggaactacaggcacctgccagcacacccagctaattttttttttttttgtatttttagtagagacagggcttcactgtgttagccaggatggtctcgatttcctgatccacccacctcggcctcccaaaatgctgggattacaggtgtgagccaccacatgtggcccgcacccagctaatttttgtattttttgtggagacagggtttcatcatgttggccaggctggtcttgaactcctggcctcaagtgatccaccttcttcggcctcccaaactgctgggattataggtgagccaaggaagagagagagatttttatgGGAAGGATAGATCAACACTGTCAATGGAGAGTCTGATGAGGACCACAGAAATGACTGGATTCGGCTGTTAAGATGGCATTGACCTCACCGGCAGATCTCTCATTACTGCCCCTTCCTCTCTTTGTTTCCCAGCACTGCATTGGTGGAGGAGGATACTTTCCAGAGGCTAGTCCCCGGCAGTGTGgagatttttctagttttgattGGAGTGGATATGGAACTCATGTTGGTTACAGCAGCAGCCGGGAGATAACTGAGGCAGCTGTGCTTCTATTCTATCATTGAGAGCTTTGTGGGAGGGAACCCAGACCTCTCCTCCCAACCATGAGATCCCAGGGATGGAGAACAACTTACCCAGTAGCTACAATGTTATGGCAGAAGAGAAACTAATAAATCATATTGACTCAAGGCTTGGTGTTTCTGTGAATTCCTTTCCTGTAGGGGTGAAGTACTGTAGGAAATTTCAAAAGCATGTGTATTGCTGTGGCTGATTGAACTTCAACTGCTTGTGTGTTTGGACTCTTAGGACTCCGGAATCCTGACAGAGAACCATGGCATCTCTAATTCCCTTTCAGATAGCCCTTAAAATAGCCAGGAATACAGGGCAAGGGGAAAGGAAGCATTTATCCTAACCCTTCCTAACTCACCCACATGGACTGATCAATTTGTATCCTCAACCTGTAGACCCGAAAGGAGAAAAGAGTCCATTTTGGAGGGTGCACCAAAGAAGAAGGAGATATATACCCAATATCGATATCTAGTATGTTCTAACCTTAGTGACTGAGCGTTCTCCTTAGGGAAGAATGGGCTGGCATGATATGATGATGGTGACTCTCCTTGGGCAGTGGCTAAACCATTCCTGGGC encodes the following:
- the ITLN1 gene encoding intelectin-1 yields the protein MNQLSFLLFLIAATRGWITDEANTYSKEWTCSSSSSLPRTCKEIKDKCPSACDGLYFLRTENGVIYQTFCDMTSGGGGWTLVASVHENDMHGKCTVGDHWSSQQGSKADYPEGDGNWANYNTFGSAEAATSDDYKNPGYYDIQAKDLGIWHVPNKSPMQHWRNSSLLRYHTDTGFLQTLGHNLFGIYQKFPVKYGVGQCITDNGPAIPVVYDFGDAQKTASYYSPYGQREFTAGFVQFRVFNNERAANALCAGMKVTGCNTEHHCIGGGGYFPEASPRQCGDFSSFDWSGYGTHVGYSSSREITEAAVLLFYH